From a single Paenibacillus sp. FSL W8-0426 genomic region:
- a CDS encoding ATP-binding protein has protein sequence MGCVLIALGLFLLPYIDTNFAESESRDIKRLFTYVCIIGFSLTTFFALFLFTKITQPMQQLIQAANAIRKGNYGTRLSLVTSDEIGELANTFNHMAAQLEDNIRNLNHEKEHLASVLRSMTDAVVTFDGEGKIILTNPPGEKIMQAWESLDWAGEEEAGEPAHRGASSRDVPEPLIPLFKKVMEDGEDQSSNVHVQQGVWSVQMAPLYEDSVVRGAVAVLRDVTEEVRMEKMRRDFVANVSHEIRTPLSMMQGYSEALLDGMAASPEESEELIQVIHDESLRMGRLVKDLLDLARMDAGHTDMAMREINLVELLERIYRKFSVRAKEQGIQLHLRCEQPVITLHEADEDRLEQVFTNLLDNAFRHTPSGKNVYIEAGALTDNRTKSAKIVIRDEGAGIPPSDVPFIFERFYKADKARVRGESVGTGLGLAIVKNIVDAHQGSITVNSALGKGTEFILLV, from the coding sequence GTGGGTTGTGTACTTATTGCGTTAGGTCTTTTTTTGCTGCCTTATATCGATACCAATTTTGCGGAATCCGAGTCGCGTGACATCAAACGTCTGTTTACTTATGTCTGCATCATCGGATTCAGCTTGACGACATTTTTTGCGCTCTTTTTGTTTACGAAAATCACGCAGCCGATGCAGCAGCTGATTCAGGCGGCCAATGCCATTCGAAAGGGAAACTATGGCACGCGTTTGTCTCTGGTTACGAGCGACGAAATCGGAGAGCTCGCCAACACGTTCAATCACATGGCGGCACAATTGGAAGACAACATTCGCAACCTGAATCATGAAAAGGAGCATTTGGCCAGCGTCCTGAGGAGCATGACGGATGCAGTCGTGACATTTGACGGCGAAGGCAAGATTATATTGACCAACCCGCCTGGAGAGAAGATTATGCAGGCGTGGGAGTCGCTGGACTGGGCCGGAGAAGAGGAGGCAGGCGAACCGGCACATAGGGGCGCTTCATCCCGGGATGTTCCCGAGCCGTTGATCCCTTTGTTCAAGAAAGTGATGGAAGATGGCGAGGATCAGAGTTCGAACGTTCATGTCCAGCAGGGCGTCTGGTCCGTGCAGATGGCCCCGCTGTACGAGGACAGCGTGGTTCGAGGAGCGGTTGCCGTACTTAGGGACGTTACCGAGGAAGTCAGGATGGAAAAGATGCGCCGCGATTTTGTCGCGAACGTGTCTCACGAAATCCGTACTCCTTTATCCATGATGCAAGGGTATAGTGAGGCTTTGTTAGACGGGATGGCGGCTTCGCCGGAAGAAAGCGAAGAATTGATCCAAGTTATCCACGACGAATCGCTGCGTATGGGCAGATTGGTCAAGGATCTCTTGGATCTGGCCCGCATGGATGCGGGACACACCGATATGGCCATGAGGGAAATCAATCTGGTCGAGTTATTGGAACGGATATACCGCAAGTTTTCGGTACGTGCAAAGGAACAGGGGATTCAGCTTCATTTGCGCTGCGAGCAGCCTGTCATCACGCTTCACGAGGCGGACGAAGATCGGTTGGAGCAAGTGTTCACCAATCTGCTCGACAATGCCTTTCGCCACACGCCTTCGGGCAAAAATGTATACATTGAGGCTGGCGCACTGACAGACAATCGAACCAAATCAGCCAAGATTGTCATTCGCGACGAAGGAGCCGGCATACCGCCATCGGATGTCCCGTTTATATTTGAGCGGTTTTACAAGGCGGACAAAGCGCGTGTACGCGGCGAAAGCGTAGGGACGGGGCTTGGCCTCGCCATCGTGAAGAATATCGTTGATGCCCATCAAGGCTCGATTACCGTCAACAGCGCGCTTGGGAAAGGAACCGAGTTTATTCTGCTTGTTTGA
- the ccsA gene encoding cytochrome c biogenesis protein CcsA, whose product MSLLDFSSDAFIVSFFLYCAAFLLYAVAVMGKKWSNREPEKHVAQWGKRAFVASIVALIAHLAFFATRWMGAGHIPVSNMYEFMSFLSMMIMVAFIVVYAIYRKSLLGLFALPLTILIMAYAAVFPQEVQPLIPALQSIWLKIHVTLAALGEAFFAVGFAAGFMYLLRTVDFSGKDKNSRRQRGWVEFTMVTIVVVIGFIGVVFAFRGAGYEAVFVQKPAAIDTEVQENSTIDKVIYRMPPIFGPYNSEVESMKPFLGMKQPLLETPSWMNGVNAGRKLNTVVWSIIVGLILYGIIRLIVRRPLGQALQPLLDGIDADDLDEISYRAIAIGFPIFTLGALIFAMIWAQIAWSRFWGWDPKEVWALITWLYYSAYLHLRLSRGWQGRKSAWLAVLGFLVVMFTLVGVNLIIAGLHSYAGAD is encoded by the coding sequence ATGAGCTTATTGGATTTCAGCAGCGATGCATTTATCGTATCCTTTTTTCTGTATTGTGCAGCGTTTTTGTTATATGCCGTCGCCGTAATGGGCAAGAAATGGAGCAATCGCGAACCCGAAAAGCATGTTGCGCAGTGGGGCAAAAGGGCTTTCGTTGCTTCCATCGTTGCACTGATCGCCCACTTGGCATTTTTTGCGACCCGCTGGATGGGGGCGGGACATATTCCCGTCAGCAACATGTACGAGTTCATGAGCTTTCTATCCATGATGATCATGGTTGCGTTCATCGTCGTCTATGCGATTTACCGCAAATCTTTGCTTGGTTTGTTCGCTTTGCCGCTGACCATCCTCATCATGGCCTATGCCGCCGTGTTTCCGCAGGAGGTGCAGCCGCTGATTCCTGCGCTGCAGTCGATCTGGCTGAAAATTCATGTAACGCTGGCTGCGCTCGGCGAGGCATTTTTCGCCGTCGGTTTCGCCGCCGGCTTCATGTATTTGCTGCGCACCGTAGATTTCAGCGGCAAAGACAAAAACTCGCGCCGCCAGCGCGGCTGGGTCGAGTTCACGATGGTAACCATCGTCGTTGTGATTGGTTTTATCGGCGTGGTTTTCGCGTTTCGCGGTGCGGGATATGAAGCAGTATTCGTGCAAAAGCCTGCTGCCATTGACACAGAGGTACAGGAAAATAGTACAATAGATAAAGTGATTTATCGCATGCCCCCCATTTTTGGACCATACAATAGTGAAGTGGAGAGCATGAAACCGTTTCTCGGCATGAAGCAACCGCTGCTGGAGACACCATCCTGGATGAACGGGGTCAATGCGGGACGCAAACTAAACACCGTAGTTTGGTCCATCATCGTTGGCCTGATTCTCTACGGCATCATCCGACTGATTGTAAGAAGGCCGTTAGGACAAGCTTTGCAACCGCTGTTGGACGGCATCGATGCGGACGATCTGGACGAGATCAGCTATCGGGCCATCGCGATCGGTTTTCCGATTTTCACGCTTGGGGCATTGATCTTCGCGATGATCTGGGCACAGATTGCCTGGAGCCGGTTTTGGGGGTGGGATCCCAAAGAGGTATGGGCGCTCATTACCTGGCTATACTATAGCGCTTATCTGCATTTGCGTTTATCCCGCGGATGGCAGGGGCGGAAATCGGCATGGCTTGCAGTACTGGGATTTTTGGTCGTCATGTTTACGCTGGTCGGCGTGAACTTGATTATTGCCGGCCTTCATTCCTACGCTGGAGCGGACTAG
- a CDS encoding response regulator transcription factor gives MAENENRILVVDDEERIRRLLKMYLEKEGYEIDEAEDGETALRKATSGEYGLILLDVMLPGMDGVEVCTRLRQVKSTPVLMLTAKGEEINRVQGFEVGADDYVVKPFSPREVIYRVKAILRRSSATAYLSKESNSSNNIVFPHLVIEHDAHRVTAGGEEISLTPKEYELLHYLATSPDKVFSREELLKDVWNYEFFGDLRTVDTHVKRLREKLNKVSPESAAMITTVWGVGYKLEVPK, from the coding sequence ATGGCAGAAAATGAGAACCGCATTCTGGTCGTGGATGACGAAGAGCGAATCCGCAGACTGTTAAAGATGTATCTTGAAAAAGAAGGATATGAAATCGATGAAGCCGAGGATGGGGAAACGGCGCTGCGAAAAGCGACTTCAGGGGAATATGGGTTGATTCTGTTGGACGTCATGCTGCCAGGCATGGATGGTGTGGAAGTATGCACCCGTTTGCGACAGGTCAAGTCGACCCCCGTCTTGATGCTTACGGCCAAGGGAGAAGAGATTAACCGGGTACAGGGCTTTGAGGTCGGAGCCGATGATTATGTCGTTAAACCGTTTAGCCCGCGTGAAGTCATTTACCGGGTAAAAGCGATCCTGCGACGTTCTTCCGCGACGGCTTACCTGTCCAAAGAAAGCAATTCCAGCAACAATATCGTCTTCCCTCATCTGGTCATCGAACACGATGCACATCGCGTGACAGCCGGCGGGGAAGAGATCAGTCTGACGCCGAAAGAATACGAATTGTTGCATTATCTGGCAACATCGCCCGACAAGGTATTCTCCAGAGAAGAACTGCTTAAAGATGTTTGGAATTACGAATTTTTCGGTGATCTTCGTACCGTCGATACACATGTCAAGCGCTTGCGCGAGAAATTGAACAAAGTATCGCCGGAGTCGGCAGCGATGATTACGACCGTTTGGGGTGTCGGGTATAAACTGGAAGTTCCGAAGTAG
- a CDS encoding genetic competence negative regulator: MKIERLSHDKIRIFLTFDDLSERGIQKEDMWQEIPKVHELFTEMMDQAYSELGFDATGPLAVEVFALPAQGMVVIVTRGKYDPQQYGSGHEDDLPEEVYEMEVTLEQSDSIVYAFKDFEVLIEAAHMLREHVTNAGRLYSYKDRWFLHFEPDEVDSNKHAALIALLAEFGEGSSVTPAVMEEYGKVVMPEQAIEVICTHFKRQD, from the coding sequence ATGAAAATAGAACGTTTAAGTCACGATAAGATACGGATTTTCCTGACCTTTGACGATCTGAGCGAGCGCGGAATACAAAAAGAAGATATGTGGCAGGAAATACCCAAGGTTCATGAACTGTTCACCGAGATGATGGATCAGGCCTATTCCGAGCTTGGATTCGATGCTACAGGTCCGCTTGCCGTTGAAGTGTTTGCACTTCCCGCTCAAGGCATGGTTGTCATTGTGACCCGTGGGAAATACGATCCGCAGCAATATGGCTCAGGTCATGAAGATGATCTGCCTGAGGAAGTATACGAAATGGAAGTTACTCTGGAGCAGAGCGATTCCATCGTGTATGCGTTCAAAGATTTCGAGGTACTGATCGAAGCGGCTCATATGCTTCGTGAGCATGTTACGAATGCAGGAAGACTATACTCTTATAAGGATCGCTGGTTCCTGCATTTTGAACCAGACGAAGTTGATTCGAATAAACATGCGGCATTGATCGCGCTGCTCGCCGAATTCGGCGAAGGCTCTTCCGTTACTCCGGCAGTGATGGAAGAATACGGAAAAGTGGTCATGCCTGAGCAGGCCATTGAAGTGATCTGCACGCATTTTAAACGTCAGGATTAA
- a CDS encoding redoxin domain-containing protein — protein MGKSRRTVQIVILLLILVLGGYAISTSVSGSNGKPREGDKAPSFELLGLDGQVHASDEYEGKALVINFWGTWCEPCVKEMPALQAQADKWKDKGVQFIGINAGEDRMTVENFVQQLGITFPIMLDRDKTSIRNYGISPMPTTFFVSNTGKISTIHIGQLDLNTLDAKISQLANQP, from the coding sequence ATGGGGAAATCAAGAAGAACGGTGCAAATCGTCATTTTGTTATTGATCCTGGTGTTGGGCGGATACGCCATTTCCACGTCCGTATCCGGCTCGAACGGCAAGCCGAGAGAAGGAGACAAGGCTCCTTCTTTTGAATTGCTGGGCCTGGATGGTCAGGTACATGCGTCCGATGAGTATGAAGGGAAGGCCTTGGTCATTAATTTCTGGGGAACTTGGTGCGAGCCTTGCGTCAAAGAAATGCCTGCCCTTCAAGCTCAAGCGGACAAATGGAAAGACAAAGGCGTTCAATTCATCGGCATTAATGCTGGCGAGGATCGGATGACCGTTGAAAATTTCGTGCAGCAGCTTGGCATTACATTCCCGATTATGCTCGACCGCGACAAAACTTCGATCCGGAATTATGGCATATCGCCGATGCCAACCACGTTTTTTGTATCGAATACGGGCAAAATCTCGACCATTCACATCGGTCAGCTTGATCTGAACACGCTTGACGCGAAAATTTCGCAACTGGCCAATCAGCCCTGA
- a CDS encoding serine protease, with amino-acid sequence MQNQWKRVLRFGMSGMVAMALLAGQTGMAAAQSTSTIHFTGYFDQQLREKLAISADSFPVVNVRWIKQDEPDAVYYDVGTSILVAKDMVLTNYHVVQDYAELPKGDEATLSVASPADPEQPIKADIIKTDPVTDMALLKLEKPLDAQPVTFANAKDNQIVYTIGFPENPDGDLLLLGEEFPSTYNTIAKSRVADTAATDVPGKKGIGSIVKAMAQGNSGGPVLNQNNQVVGMMTFTYGGRTYYITSKTLQSFINGGASAASSKKTVVVQGKVN; translated from the coding sequence ATGCAGAACCAATGGAAACGTGTGCTTCGATTCGGCATGTCGGGAATGGTTGCAATGGCGCTGCTTGCGGGCCAAACGGGCATGGCTGCCGCCCAGTCCACAAGCACCATTCATTTTACGGGTTATTTCGATCAACAACTGCGCGAAAAGCTGGCGATCTCGGCCGACTCTTTTCCTGTTGTGAACGTTCGATGGATCAAACAGGACGAGCCTGACGCGGTTTATTACGATGTCGGTACGTCCATCCTGGTTGCTAAAGATATGGTGTTGACCAACTATCATGTGGTGCAGGATTATGCGGAGCTTCCGAAAGGCGATGAGGCGACGTTATCCGTTGCCAGTCCGGCCGATCCGGAACAACCCATCAAAGCGGACATTATCAAGACCGACCCGGTGACGGATATGGCCCTGCTGAAGTTGGAGAAACCGCTGGATGCACAGCCGGTTACGTTCGCCAATGCCAAAGACAACCAGATCGTTTACACGATCGGTTTTCCGGAAAATCCGGACGGCGATTTGTTGTTGTTAGGAGAGGAGTTTCCTTCCACCTATAACACGATTGCCAAGAGCCGTGTAGCCGATACAGCCGCAACGGACGTTCCGGGCAAAAAGGGCATCGGCAGCATTGTGAAAGCGATGGCTCAAGGAAATTCCGGCGGCCCGGTGCTTAATCAGAACAACCAGGTTGTCGGGATGATGACCTTTACGTACGGGGGACGCACCTATTACATCACATCAAAAACGCTGCAGTCCTTTATTAACGGTGGCGCATCCGCCGCTTCATCCAAAAAAACGGTGGTTGTGCAAGGAAAAGTGAACTAA
- a CDS encoding type II CAAX endopeptidase family protein has product MKKPKFRKFKFQKVQPQQLTERLLLVNLYFTQGLTLVIGVIWVLLQKRNLLEVLALPEQIHFVWWGLGLAGVMLVMDLVLSYVIPQESMDDGGINEMLFKHRPVWHIICIAAIVAICEELLFRGAIQHAIGPYWTSIVFAVIHIRYLRHWIPTGWVFVSSYGLGYIYIQSGTLWAPILCHFVIDLVSGLAIRFRRGS; this is encoded by the coding sequence ATGAAAAAGCCGAAGTTTCGCAAATTCAAGTTTCAAAAAGTGCAGCCGCAGCAGCTCACCGAACGTTTGCTCTTGGTGAATCTGTATTTTACGCAAGGTTTGACATTGGTTATCGGGGTCATCTGGGTTTTGTTGCAAAAAAGAAACTTGCTGGAAGTGCTGGCTTTGCCTGAACAAATCCATTTTGTCTGGTGGGGGCTTGGTTTGGCCGGCGTGATGCTTGTGATGGATCTTGTGCTTTCCTATGTCATTCCACAGGAAAGCATGGACGACGGCGGAATCAATGAGATGCTTTTCAAACATCGCCCGGTGTGGCACATCATATGCATCGCGGCCATCGTCGCGATATGTGAAGAATTGTTGTTTCGTGGTGCAATCCAGCATGCGATCGGGCCTTATTGGACCAGCATCGTTTTTGCAGTGATCCACATTCGCTATTTACGCCATTGGATTCCAACGGGATGGGTATTTGTTTCGAGCTATGGGTTGGGATACATCTACATACAATCCGGAACCCTGTGGGCACCGATCTTGTGTCATTTTGTCATTGATCTGGTGTCCGGTCTAGCCATACGTTTTCGGAGGGGATCATGA
- the prsW gene encoding glutamic-type intramembrane protease PrsW — translation MLLFSVLAAAVAPGLALLTYFYLKDRYDSEPLHMVLRVFIMGVLMVLPVMIIQRGMMMWLGENPYLEAIVISGGVEEFVKWFVIYHIIYNHTEFDEPYDGILYSVAVSLGFATVENVLYAFAGNASVSVMFLRALLPVSGHAMFAVIMGYYLGRAKFTPDRKRWFLALSLILPFFWHSLYDVIMNTMVNNWLWFIAPLMAGLWYGAIGKITRANNRSPFRYLKREEEVKL, via the coding sequence GTGCTTTTGTTTTCGGTTTTAGCGGCAGCAGTAGCTCCGGGTCTCGCCTTGTTAACATATTTTTATTTGAAAGATCGTTATGATTCCGAGCCGCTTCATATGGTGCTGCGCGTGTTCATCATGGGGGTCCTGATGGTACTGCCCGTCATGATTATTCAGCGAGGCATGATGATGTGGCTCGGCGAAAACCCTTACCTTGAAGCTATCGTCATTTCAGGCGGGGTCGAAGAATTCGTCAAATGGTTTGTGATTTACCACATTATTTATAACCATACCGAATTCGACGAGCCTTATGACGGCATTTTGTACTCCGTGGCAGTTTCGCTTGGGTTTGCTACGGTAGAGAACGTGTTATACGCTTTTGCGGGCAACGCCTCCGTATCCGTCATGTTCCTTAGAGCATTGCTGCCGGTATCGGGGCATGCGATGTTCGCGGTCATTATGGGGTATTACCTGGGCAGGGCCAAGTTCACGCCAGACAGGAAACGCTGGTTTCTTGCACTATCCCTGATCCTTCCGTTCTTTTGGCATTCGCTGTACGACGTCATCATGAACACGATGGTGAACAATTGGTTATGGTTCATTGCACCGTTGATGGCAGGGTTGTGGTACGGGGCCATTGGCAAGATTACGCGGGCAAACAACCGCTCACCTTTCCGTTATTTGAAGCGGGAGGAAGAGGTTAAATTGTGA
- a CDS encoding pseudouridine synthase, which produces MERLQKIIAQAGIASRRKSEELILSGKVEVNGEVVTELGTKANPDEDIITVNGKPIRSEKKVYLLMNKPKGVITSASDPEGRKIVSDYLKGVKERVYPVGRLDYDTEGLLILTNDGEFAHLLTHPKHHVPKTYLATVKGVPHGSELEKLRDGIMLEDGMTAPAEVEYKDVDPNGKEAVISITIYEGRNRQVRRMFEAINHPVTRLKRIAFGGILLQNLKRGLTRPLTKEEVNNLIQLAKSEPAKKMKKR; this is translated from the coding sequence ATGGAAAGATTACAAAAAATTATTGCACAGGCAGGAATTGCATCCCGCCGCAAAAGCGAGGAACTGATCCTGTCCGGCAAGGTTGAAGTTAACGGGGAGGTCGTAACCGAACTGGGTACGAAAGCGAACCCCGACGAGGATATTATCACGGTAAACGGCAAACCGATCCGCAGCGAGAAGAAAGTGTACTTGCTGATGAACAAACCGAAAGGCGTCATTACAAGCGCATCCGATCCGGAGGGCCGCAAAATCGTATCCGATTATCTCAAAGGTGTGAAGGAACGGGTCTATCCTGTAGGCCGTCTGGATTACGATACCGAAGGGCTGCTGATCCTGACCAATGACGGTGAGTTTGCCCACTTGCTGACGCATCCGAAGCACCATGTTCCCAAAACGTACCTCGCTACGGTGAAAGGTGTGCCGCACGGCAGCGAATTGGAGAAATTAAGGGACGGCATCATGCTCGAAGACGGGATGACCGCACCTGCTGAAGTGGAATACAAGGATGTGGACCCGAATGGCAAAGAGGCTGTCATTTCGATTACGATCTACGAAGGCCGTAACCGTCAAGTCAGACGTATGTTCGAAGCGATCAACCATCCGGTGACCCGGCTGAAGCGGATTGCGTTTGGCGGCATTTTGCTGCAAAACCTGAAGAGAGGGCTCACGCGTCCGCTTACCAAAGAAGAGGTGAACAACCTGATCCAGCTCGCTAAATCGGAACCAGCCAAAAAAATGAAAAAAAGGTAA
- the serA gene encoding phosphoglycerate dehydrogenase: MYKVLVSDPISDLGIQQLVEANDVVVEKKTGLSEDELVAIIGEYDALLVRSQTRVTERIMEAGSNLKVIGRAGVGVDNIDLQAATQRGIIVINAPDGNTITTCEHTFAMMMALARHIPQAYAKTIQGTWDRKTFLGVELRNKTLGVLGMGRIGSEVAKRAKAFGMDILAYDPFLTEERAEKLQVKLASVDDIIRNADFMTVHTPLTPETRHMISRPQFEVMKKGMRVINCARGGVIDEMALVEAIDQGIVAGAAFDVFEVEPPAADHPFLNHPNIIVTPHLGASTVEAQENVAIDVSEQVLHILRNEPFKNAVNMPAVAPSVMNKLQPYFKLGETLGSFAAQITQQAVQEIRVEYAGDLAEVDISPLTRYIVKGVLARHLGPEANIVNSMHLAKTRDLNVVVSQTSKTKGFTNLITVTLVTTQDAQERRVAGTLLAGYGERIVRLDKFPVDIAPESHQILISHNDKPGIIGRVGTLLGQNDVNIASMQVGRQIIGGEAIMILTVDKEVPKEVLVQLTALPELNTAVEIVLE; encoded by the coding sequence ATGTACAAAGTGTTAGTATCAGACCCGATCAGCGATCTGGGAATTCAGCAGCTGGTGGAAGCAAATGATGTGGTAGTTGAGAAAAAGACCGGGCTTAGCGAAGACGAGCTGGTTGCCATCATTGGCGAATATGACGCTCTCCTCGTTCGCAGCCAGACGCGTGTAACGGAACGCATCATGGAAGCAGGCTCGAATCTCAAGGTGATCGGACGTGCCGGCGTTGGCGTCGACAATATCGACCTTCAAGCCGCAACTCAACGCGGAATCATCGTGATTAATGCACCTGACGGCAATACCATCACAACCTGTGAACACACATTCGCAATGATGATGGCTTTGGCACGCCATATCCCGCAGGCCTATGCCAAAACGATACAAGGTACATGGGATCGCAAAACCTTCCTTGGCGTCGAATTGCGCAACAAAACGCTCGGCGTGCTGGGAATGGGAAGAATCGGCAGCGAGGTGGCCAAACGCGCCAAAGCGTTCGGCATGGATATTCTTGCTTATGATCCGTTCCTGACTGAAGAACGCGCGGAGAAACTTCAAGTCAAGCTGGCAAGCGTGGATGACATTATCCGCAATGCGGATTTCATGACGGTTCATACGCCGTTGACGCCGGAAACCCGCCACATGATTTCCAGACCACAATTTGAAGTCATGAAAAAAGGAATGCGCGTGATCAACTGTGCCCGTGGCGGAGTCATTGATGAAATGGCGCTGGTTGAAGCGATCGATCAAGGCATCGTAGCCGGTGCGGCATTCGACGTCTTTGAAGTGGAACCGCCAGCTGCAGACCACCCGTTTCTGAACCATCCAAACATCATCGTGACACCGCATTTGGGAGCTTCGACCGTTGAGGCCCAAGAAAACGTAGCGATTGACGTTTCGGAGCAGGTTTTGCATATTTTGCGCAACGAGCCGTTTAAAAATGCGGTAAACATGCCAGCCGTGGCTCCATCCGTCATGAACAAATTGCAGCCATACTTCAAACTTGGCGAGACCCTTGGCAGCTTCGCCGCTCAAATCACGCAGCAAGCCGTTCAGGAAATTCGCGTCGAATATGCCGGCGATTTGGCAGAGGTGGACATCTCTCCTCTAACTCGCTACATTGTCAAAGGCGTGCTTGCAAGACATCTCGGACCGGAGGCCAACATCGTCAATTCCATGCATTTGGCTAAAACGCGCGATCTTAACGTCGTCGTAAGCCAAACGTCGAAAACCAAAGGTTTCACAAACCTGATCACGGTAACGCTCGTAACGACCCAGGATGCACAAGAGCGGCGCGTGGCAGGCACCTTGCTCGCAGGCTACGGCGAACGCATTGTCCGTTTGGACAAATTCCCGGTAGATATCGCTCCGGAAAGCCATCAAATCCTTATTTCGCATAACGATAAGCCTGGGATTATCGGACGTGTCGGCACACTGCTTGGTCAAAATGATGTGAATATCGCCTCCATGCAGGTTGGACGCCAAATCATCGGCGGCGAGGCCATCATGATTCTGACGGTCGACAAGGAAGTGCCGAAAGAGGTGCTCGTCCAGCTGACTGCACTGCCGGAATTGAATACGGCGGTAGAGATTGTGTTGGAGTAG
- a CDS encoding cytochrome c biogenesis protein ResB, whose protein sequence is MFQNTKCECGHQNPTGTVLCEACGKPLLEAEAQSNEVLEMRYDGMARRSQRKNPNIIDRVWNFFSSVKIAVYLIVLTLLGSMLGTIYPQESTFLNIDPSVYYKETYGQLGHVYYLLGLSHTYESWWFILLLVMIGASLVICSLDRVLPLYKALNKQKIRKHMQFLTRQRLTYQGHIDEAAEDWITKAVTPLKKKGYRVHTEGGALLAEKQRFSRWGPYVIHIGLIIFLLAVLARGLPGLNLDEHVAFPEGEIRKIPNTSMYLKNEKFTVEFYDENEVPEQFRNLNKTVPKLFETKAVLYECTADCSDLTKEPRLVEVARHDIRVNDPLNYKGLKAYQFDYDLTPTLRSVTPELVSASTGEKFGSIKLDMVDTQQQFEAGPYTIEVRKKFMDFALDEQGEPISKSPSPNAPAFLLHIAGPELPDDGIQYLYFPKQIDQQRFQQDEINKQLVGGEVPLRLEVDSMDNVDIIPSISYLNIRVDKAMPFVWVGAAIIMLGLIMGFYWNHRRIWIRIDDGRLTLGGHTNKNWFGFRREVAAILQHMNLEAHEKSLDNGGNRA, encoded by the coding sequence GTGTTCCAAAATACGAAATGCGAATGCGGACACCAGAATCCGACCGGCACCGTGTTGTGCGAAGCATGCGGAAAGCCGCTGCTGGAGGCGGAAGCCCAATCGAACGAAGTGCTCGAGATGCGTTATGACGGCATGGCGAGACGTTCACAACGAAAGAATCCCAATATCATCGATCGCGTTTGGAACTTTTTTTCATCCGTCAAGATCGCTGTGTATTTGATCGTGCTCACGCTGCTCGGCTCGATGCTGGGAACGATTTATCCTCAGGAAAGCACTTTTCTTAATATCGATCCTTCCGTGTATTACAAAGAAACCTACGGGCAATTGGGGCATGTTTATTATTTGCTGGGGTTATCCCATACATATGAGTCATGGTGGTTCATTCTGCTGCTTGTCATGATCGGTGCTTCGCTGGTTATATGCAGCCTTGACCGGGTCCTTCCGCTGTACAAGGCGCTGAACAAGCAAAAAATACGTAAACATATGCAGTTTCTGACGAGGCAACGACTCACCTACCAAGGCCACATTGATGAGGCTGCCGAAGATTGGATTACGAAAGCGGTTACGCCGCTGAAAAAGAAAGGATATCGCGTACACACCGAAGGCGGTGCATTGCTTGCCGAGAAGCAGCGATTCAGCCGATGGGGACCTTATGTCATTCATATCGGCTTGATCATTTTTTTGCTGGCCGTGCTTGCGCGAGGTTTGCCTGGTCTGAATCTGGACGAGCATGTCGCTTTTCCGGAAGGGGAGATCCGAAAAATCCCCAATACGTCCATGTACTTGAAGAACGAGAAGTTTACGGTGGAATTTTACGATGAGAACGAGGTGCCGGAGCAGTTCCGCAACTTGAACAAAACCGTGCCGAAACTGTTTGAAACCAAAGCGGTCTTGTACGAATGTACGGCCGATTGTTCCGATTTAACCAAGGAACCCCGGCTCGTCGAGGTTGCGAGGCATGATATCAGGGTGAATGACCCTTTGAATTACAAGGGCTTGAAGGCATATCAATTCGATTATGATTTAACTCCGACCCTTCGTTCGGTTACCCCGGAGCTGGTCAGCGCATCGACAGGTGAAAAGTTCGGCTCGATTAAGCTGGATATGGTGGATACACAGCAACAATTTGAAGCTGGGCCGTATACGATCGAGGTCAGGAAAAAATTTATGGATTTCGCGCTTGACGAGCAGGGCGAGCCGATATCCAAATCACCATCGCCGAATGCACCCGCTTTTTTATTGCACATTGCGGGCCCGGAGCTTCCGGATGACGGCATCCAGTATTTGTATTTTCCAAAACAGATCGACCAGCAGCGGTTTCAGCAGGACGAAATCAACAAACAGCTTGTCGGTGGAGAGGTGCCGCTGCGGCTGGAAGTGGACAGCATGGACAACGTTGACATCATCCCATCGATAAGCTACTTGAACATTCGTGTCGACAAAGCAATGCCCTTCGTTTGGGTCGGGGCCGCAATTATTATGCTTGGTTTGATTATGGGATTTTATTGGAACCACCGCCGCATATGGATACGCATCGACGACGGCCGGCTTACGCTCGGGGGACACACGAATAAAAACTGGTTCGGTTTCCGGCGTGAAGTTGCTGCCATTTTACAGCATATGAATCTGGAGGCGCACGAAAAGTCGTTGGATAACGGGGGGAATCGGGCATGA